AAACCGATTTATGAAGATTGCTCAAATAGTTTCCACATTCCCGCCCTATCATGGAGGAATGGGCAATACGGCATATAATTTTTCCAAATATTTGGCTAAATTAGGGCACGATGTTACCGTGATAACTCCCACTACGGCAAAAAAAGATAATCCAGCGGAATTTAAAATAGAATATTTAAAGCCTTTATTTTCTTTCGGTAATGCCGGTTTTTTACCCCAGCTTTTTTGGCGCCTGTCAGAGTATGATATTATTCATTTGCATTATCCATTTTTTGGCGGCACTGAAGCCGTTTTATTTTTTAAAAAATTTAAAAATCCTAAAGCGAAATTGGTTTTACAATATCATATGGACGTTGTTGCCAGTGGGTTTAAAAGTTGTTTTTTTAAAATTTACAACAAGATTGTAAGGCCACAAATTATTGAAATTGCCGATCTCATCATTTGTTCTTCTTTTGACTATATTAAACNNNNNNNNNNNNNNNNNNNNNNNNNNNNNNNNNNNNNNNNNNNNNNNNNNNNNNNNNNNNNNNNNNNNNNNNNNNNNNNNNNNNNNNNNNNNNNNNNNNNNNNNNNNNNNNNNNNNNNATGAAAAAAATAGCTTTTTTAAGATTAAACTCATTTTTGGCAATTTTAATTGTAGCCTGCACTGCACTTTCGTCTGCTTACATTATAGTAAATTACAGCCAAAAAGCTGATGCTATTTCCGGAATAAATTTCGGTGGATTAATTAGTTTTTACAATCCTGGATGTGTTTTAGATAGTCCACCGTCAAGTCCCACAACTTGTGCCATCTCTTGTGCACTGTGTTCTGGTTTGCTTGGGCCAGCCTGTGCTAGCGTTGAAGAAATCAGATTTACCCCATACGGCGGTACTCCCGGTATTAATTTTATTTGTCCTGTTAAAGGATACCCCTACGCTGGCGGAGGAGTTATGCCTAGGTTAGGCGGTTTTATTTTAGGCTTTGGTACTTCTCAAGTAAATCTTTTTCAAGTTGGGATCTCACCATAATTATCTTAGGCTTTCCCACCCTTTTTTGGTAACTAAAATAATTTTAGAAGATTTGGTTTTTTCAAGTTTTCCAAAATCCAAAATCAAATCAGGCAGACTTTTTTTGTTTTGAAATTGTATTTTTAATTGATCAGGTGAAAATACAGGCTGCCTGCCTGAAATATTCGCCGAAGTGGCAATGATCGGCTTGCCGGCGCGCCGAGCTAAGCTTTGGGCCACTTTATTTTTAGGTACGCGAACCGCGAATTGTTTACTTACGACAAGCGAAATCGGACCAGGCCAATATTTTTGGGCTAATTTTTTTTGCGATGAATTCAACTTAAAAAATTTTTCTACTTGATTTAAACTTGAAGCCACTAAGGTAAATTTTTTATCCTTACGTTGTTTAATTTTTAAAACCCGATTAATAATTTTCTTATTATCAAATAATCCGCCAAGCCCATAAGACGTATCCGTTGGGAAAACTACTACTCCGCCACATTTTATTATTTTTGCCGCATGCGAAATGTTTTTGTTGGTTGCCTTTACGACTTTCATCATAATAAATTAAACATTAAAGAACTTAACGCGCCTAAAATAAATGAATATTCAAGGTGTGGAGTAAATGTAAAAAGGATGATTAAAATTAATAACATAATCGAACGGCCCAAATGAATTGACATTTCGCGAAGCGCTGAATATTCATCAATATAACATCCAGCGTCAGCTGATTTATCGTAAGCTAAAGCAATATAGGGGGTACGCATGGTAATTCGAGCGAAGCGATGATAGGTTGACGCAAAAAATATCTGCCACGGAGCGTGCACAAACATTTTAAAAATCCAACCGGCCGAGTAAAAAATAGTGCTTAGGGCCATTATCTTATGTTTGTTGTATTTATCAGTATAATCTCCCATGACCGCGGTAATTAAAACGGAGGTAAATACGATGAGTGAAAACAAAAATCCCATGGTTTGAAAATTTTGCTCAACTAATTGCCACACAAATAACGGCCAAACTAAAAACCGCACCGTCCATTCCATGCCATCAGACATGTAGCCAAGCAATAAAGAACGGTCTTGTTTAGCAAATAACAACCGCCAAGTTTGCGAATAGCTAAAAGTATAAGATTCGTTATTTTGCGGGATAAAAAATAGCGGCACAATCGCCAGTAGGGAGAAAAAACCAACCACTAAAAACAAAGCGTTAAAGCTATAATAAGTAATGATTAGGCCAGAAAAAGCCGGGGTAGCTACGCTAATTAAGGCAACCGCCATAGACAATTGGCTCAACTGCCGACCGCGATGCCCGGCTTGCGAAAACATGACTAAATTTGACCGGTACGGCACCCAATAAAGCATTTTGTAAATTGTGTTCGCGCTAATGGCAAAGATTAAAACAGCAATAGTATATTTATCAATCCAATAAAGTGATAAATAAAACAGGGAAATAAATGGGATGCTTAAAATTATAGAACGTTTAATAGTCAGCCTAGACATCAACATAGCGCCTGGGGCAGCTAAAAAAACATACAAAAGATAGTTAACTAAAAAAAAGGCGAGGACATAGCGAATGTCACCTAAGCGGGTTAACAAATAAGTTGCTAAAAATAAACCAATCGTTCCGCCAGAAACTTCCAACACAACACGGCTAAGCGACAATAACAATAATGAAGTTTTAGGCTTAGCGGCTCGGTAATTAGCAAGTAGACTCATTTGCTTATCTTTTTCATTAAAGAATAAGTCCGGTATTTAATTTGGTTTACTGGCAAATCGTAAACGCCAGGATAGGAAGTAAATTCAATTTCCGGGGCAAAACCTTGTTTGAAGCGAGTAATTCCCAGCCAAGATTTTTTAAATTTTGACACGCCCCAAAAATCATAATATTTTTTGCCGCGGGCTTTGGCCTCTAAAACCTGCTCCCATTGTAAAAGGTGCGGAGCCATGACTCGCTTAAATTTTTCATCTGAAGCGCCGTAAAAATAAATGAACCAATCATAAAAGAACGCTACCAAATTAGCGGCAATAATTTTGCCTTGATAATGAGCGGTAAATAGTTCAATGTTGTCTAGCTGAGATAAATTTTCATAGTATTTTTGTGAGTGCGAGCTAATTCTCTGCCGTTGATTGGTTTTTTGTGTTAACTCCCAAAAACTTTTTAAGCCGGCGCTTGGCTTAATTGATTCTTGGCTAACCGTGACGCCATGTTTTTTGGCCAAGTTAATGTTGTACCGAGTTTTAGGCTTCATGCTTTTAAGCAGTCCGCTTTGCGGCAAACTTAAATCTAAAATTAAAGTTTGGCGCGGTAAAACATCGGCGCTTTGGTGCCACATGGGGGGTAAATTTATTTTTTTGTCCGGTTCAATTTTAATAAATGAGCTGTGAGTTTTTTGGCTAAGTGAAATGACGTTTTTTATCATGGCGTCAAAAAATTCTAATCTCTCTTGATCTGATAAATCTTTCAAAAAAACTGGCCCGCGCGGACAATACCAATAGTTTTGGCTGAACGGTAGCGGCTGTAAAATAAACAAGCCCGTCGCAACTAGGACATCATCGTCGTTATAGACCATATACACTTCGCTTTGCTGTCCCATGGAACGCTTAAATTTAAGCCAAGCAAATGATTGCAAAAAACCGCTGTCAAAAGCGTTTTGGGAAACAAAGGAATCGAGAGTTTTTTGGTCAGAATCGGTAAAATTTTTAATTTCCATAAGTTTAATTATAGCACATAGCAGTTGACAATTTTATAAAAATTAGCTATTCTAGTGAATCAATATTTTATGAAAGCAGCAATCATAGGTACAGGATATGTCGGTTTAACCACCGGCGTATGTCTGGCGCATATTGGCCACGACATTATTTGCGTTGACAACAACCCGGAAAAAATCAAACTATTGCAATCCGGTACGAGTCCCATCTTTGAGCCACATTTAGAAGACTTACTCAAAGAGAATATGGCCAAGCGTAAAATCAGCTTTTC
The nucleotide sequence above comes from Candidatus Buchananbacteria bacterium CG10_big_fil_rev_8_21_14_0_10_42_9. Encoded proteins:
- a CDS encoding threonylcarbamoyl-AMP synthase, coding for MMKVVKATNKNISHAAKIIKCGGVVVFPTDTSYGLGGLFDNKKIINRVLKIKQRKDKKFTLVASSLNQVEKFFKLNSSQKKLAQKYWPGPISLVVSKQFAVRVPKNKVAQSLARRAGKPIIATSANISGRQPVFSPDQLKIQFQNKKSLPDLILDFGKLEKTKSSKIILVTKKGWESLR